One Lemur catta isolate mLemCat1 chromosome 15, mLemCat1.pri, whole genome shotgun sequence genomic window carries:
- the TAX1BP3 gene encoding tax1-binding protein 3, producing MRGRAAPAAFVNQRGRGRGDSRCRLPRAVLSCQIGVEMSYIPGQPVTAVVQRVEIHKLRQGENLILGFSIGGGIDQDPSQNPFSEDKTDKGIYVTRVSEGGPAEIAGLQIGDKIMQVNGWDMTMVTHDQARKRLTKRSEEVVRLLVTRQSLQKAVQHSMLS from the exons ATGAGGGGACGGGCCGCGCCTGCTGCCTTTGTTAACCAGAGAGGGCGCGGCCGCGGGGATTCTCGCTGCCGGCTTCCCCGAGCGGTACTTAGTTGCCAGATTGGGGTCGAGATGTCCTACATCCCGGGCCAGCCGGTCACCGCCGTGGTG CAAAGAGTTGAAATTCACAAGCTACGTCAAGGTGAGAACTTAATCCTGGGCTTCAGCATTGGAGGTGGAATTGACCAGGATCCATCCCAGAATCCCTTCTCGGAAGATAAGACAGACAAG GGCATTTACGTCACACGGGTGTCTGAAGGAGGCCCTGCTGAAATTGCTGGGCTGCAGATTGGAGACAAGATCATGCAG GTGAACGGTTGGGACATGACCATGGTCACACACGACCAGGCCCGGAAGCGGCTCACCAAGCGCTCGGAGGAGGTGGTGCGCCTGCTGGTGACGCGGCAGTCGCTGCAGAAGGCCGTGCAGCACTCCATGCTGTCCTAG